Part of the Betaproteobacteria bacterium genome, AGGGCGGAGGCGGGGGTGGGCCGCACGAGCATCGCGTGCCAGTGCACGTCGATGAGACCCGGCATCAGCGTGCGCCCGCCGCCGTCGATGACGACCGCGTCCGCGTGGCCGTCGATCGCGATCGGTGTCGCCGAGATGCGCTCGATCGTATTGCCGCGCACCAGCACGTACGACGGCCCGGAGAGCTTGCCGCTCTTGCCGTCGAAGATGCGGACGTTCTGGATTACCGTCGCCGGCGGCGGTGGCGTCTGCGCATGGAGCAAGGCTGTGAACCCGCACAAGAGCACAAGCATGATCGAGCGGGTGATCACGATCGTTATTCCTTCATCCCGGCAGGTTGCGCGGCGCTGCGCTGTGAGTGGGCCGAGCATAGCAATGGCGCGACCGGGGCGCCATAGACTTACGCGAGGTCTTCGTTGAACCGCAGCCGGTTCCCGAAGGGATCGGTGACCTGCATCAGCTTCGCGTTCCACGGCGCGAGCTCGATTGCGGGTCGCAGGTACGGATAGTTCTTCGACGTGAGCTCGTGGTGAAACTGATCGAGACCGCTGACGCGGACGAAGACGGTGCCCCCCGGGCAGCAGTCGCCGTGGTGCTCAGTCAGATGGAGAACGCAGGTCGATCTTGATATCTGCAGGTAGAGCGGGGCGTTCGCGTCGAACCGGTGCTCCCAGTCCAGCGTGAAGCCGAGAAATCCAAGGTAGAACTCGCGGGCCTTCGCCACATCGAAAATCCGCAACAGCGGGATGGTCTGCAGAACGTCCAAGGCGGCTCTCGCGGCTACTGGTGAGCGAATTCGGTCAGACGTGGTTGGCTCACAGTCCGCTAGGAAGCGGGCCTGTCCTTGGACGCGCTC contains:
- a CDS encoding VOC family protein, coding for MDVLQTIPLLRIFDVAKAREFYLGFLGFTLDWEHRFDANAPLYLQISRSTCVLHLTEHHGDCCPGGTVFVRVSGLDQFHHELTSKNYPYLRPAIELAPWNAKLMQVTDPFGNRLRFNEDLA